Proteins co-encoded in one Synechococcus elongatus PCC 6301 genomic window:
- a CDS encoding phage tail assembly protein, with the protein MTFDKRLSATIELEFPIEIAGVAVKSVTMRRPKVRDEVAMQRIKGTPSDQAAWLLATLCELAPDEFEQLDAVDSDRLMEQYLAFKGKALSQGSAEE; encoded by the coding sequence ATGACTTTTGACAAGCGATTGAGCGCCACAATCGAGCTGGAGTTCCCAATCGAGATCGCAGGCGTCGCAGTGAAGTCAGTCACGATGCGGCGACCGAAAGTACGAGACGAAGTGGCGATGCAGCGGATCAAGGGGACGCCCTCTGATCAGGCCGCGTGGCTTTTGGCAACCCTGTGTGAGTTAGCCCCTGACGAGTTTGAGCAGTTGGATGCTGTAGACAGCGATCGCTTGATGGAGCAGTACTTGGCTTTCAAGGGAAAGGCCCTCTCGCAGGGGTCCGCCGAGGAGTGA
- a CDS encoding DUF4815 domain-containing protein encodes MPFTDYYNRFDPADRYDELLFRAGKGLQSAELNEAQKTFLYRLQRIADSVFKDGAVLRGTAPVITFDTGAITCPASSIYLKANVRDVAERSFTIATVGIVRVGVFLLEEEITEIEDPGLYDPAVGTRNYGEPGAARLKWTATWGYEDEPGQPGEFYPVYTIVNGGLIDQNAGPVGDPFLDLLARYDRESNGNYIVTGLEVSALGLSGGSNSFNVKQGTGNIFGYKVDKTTSTRLVYAEDPDLETVLSEPDTFTGATGGSATIQLNRFPVNEISSVTITREKTVNITHGAFTGAIDTLPDVSVLSIQSVTQGGTTYTPTTDYFLDGDRVNWSPAGAEPAPGSTYTVTYRYLGPVTPSAVDLQAGSFTVTGAVNGTLVLTNYNWKVPRIDRICMDRTGQFIRLKGIPSRFEVLPPQVPSSLLLLATVTQRWGLTPVTSNDGIRAIPFDQLERMRSLIVDLFDLVAEERLKNDISSREPSAKRGVFVDPFLDDDLRDQGITQTAAIVDGELLLPIAPVVQLVRDNNDQDWLLPYTEVIVLQQLGSTGQEKINPYASFDPLPAIASLNPAVDRWTVIDTVWESAVTREIRINRTRNEGIRLSPREIRQQGVAVGDVLSTTTRETQQIQTRTELLRSTEQSARFLRPITVQFTIEGFGPGEQLVELLFDGINLTPP; translated from the coding sequence ATGCCCTTCACCGACTACTACAACCGATTTGACCCAGCCGATCGCTACGACGAGCTGCTGTTTCGTGCAGGGAAGGGTCTACAGTCAGCCGAGCTGAACGAGGCTCAAAAGACGTTTCTCTATCGGCTGCAGCGCATCGCTGACAGCGTGTTTAAGGACGGCGCTGTCCTGCGTGGCACCGCGCCGGTCATCACCTTCGATACGGGCGCGATCACCTGTCCAGCAAGCTCGATCTATCTGAAGGCAAACGTCCGCGACGTTGCAGAGCGCAGCTTCACGATCGCGACCGTAGGCATCGTCCGAGTGGGTGTGTTCCTGCTTGAGGAAGAGATCACCGAGATCGAGGATCCGGGCCTCTACGATCCAGCGGTCGGGACGCGCAACTATGGCGAGCCTGGCGCGGCGCGACTCAAGTGGACAGCCACTTGGGGCTACGAGGACGAGCCTGGGCAGCCGGGTGAGTTCTATCCCGTTTACACGATCGTCAACGGTGGCCTGATCGACCAGAACGCGGGGCCGGTAGGCGACCCGTTCCTTGACCTTCTGGCTCGCTACGATCGCGAGTCAAACGGCAATTATATCGTCACAGGGCTGGAGGTGTCGGCGCTGGGCCTGTCCGGTGGCAGCAACTCGTTCAACGTCAAGCAGGGCACCGGCAACATCTTCGGCTACAAGGTCGACAAGACGACCTCGACCCGACTGGTTTATGCCGAGGATCCAGACCTCGAAACCGTACTCAGTGAGCCGGACACGTTCACCGGGGCCACGGGCGGCAGCGCGACGATTCAGCTTAACCGCTTCCCCGTGAACGAGATCAGCTCGGTCACGATCACGCGAGAGAAGACGGTCAACATCACCCACGGCGCTTTTACGGGGGCGATCGACACGCTGCCCGACGTGTCGGTGCTTTCGATCCAGTCGGTGACGCAGGGCGGCACGACCTACACCCCGACGACTGACTACTTCCTCGACGGCGATCGCGTGAACTGGTCGCCCGCAGGCGCGGAGCCAGCGCCGGGTTCAACCTACACCGTCACCTATCGCTACCTTGGCCCAGTCACGCCGAGCGCGGTGGATCTGCAGGCGGGTAGCTTCACCGTGACGGGCGCGGTGAACGGCACGCTTGTCCTGACGAACTACAACTGGAAAGTGCCGCGCATCGATCGGATCTGCATGGATCGAACGGGGCAGTTCATCCGGCTGAAGGGCATCCCAAGCCGCTTCGAGGTGCTGCCGCCTCAAGTGCCTAGCTCGCTGCTGCTGCTTGCTACCGTGACGCAGCGGTGGGGACTTACCCCTGTGACTTCAAACGACGGGATCCGCGCTATCCCGTTTGATCAGCTAGAGCGGATGCGATCGCTGATTGTCGACCTCTTTGACCTCGTGGCCGAGGAGCGACTGAAGAACGATATCAGTTCGCGCGAACCCAGCGCGAAGCGCGGTGTCTTCGTCGATCCGTTCCTGGACGACGACCTTCGCGATCAGGGCATCACCCAGACGGCGGCAATCGTCGACGGGGAGCTGCTGCTACCCATTGCCCCTGTAGTTCAGCTTGTTCGCGACAACAATGATCAGGACTGGCTGCTCCCCTATACCGAGGTGATCGTCCTTCAGCAGCTTGGCTCGACGGGACAGGAGAAGATCAACCCATACGCGAGCTTTGACCCCCTGCCAGCGATCGCCTCTCTGAACCCCGCCGTCGATCGCTGGACGGTTATCGATACGGTCTGGGAGTCCGCTGTCACTCGAGAGATTCGGATTAACAGAACACGGAACGAGGGAATACGCCTGTCGCCCCGCGAGATCCGACAGCAAGGCGTTGCGGTAGGCGATGTTCTGAGTACCACCACGCGGGAAACACAGCAGATTCAAACTAGAACTGAGCTGCTGCGGTCCACGGAGCAGTCGGCTCGGTTTCTGCGGCCGATTACGGTCCAATTCACAATCGAGGGCTTTGGCCCTGGCGAGCAGCTAGTCGAGCTGCTGTTCGATGGCATCAACCTGACACCCCCCTAA
- a CDS encoding baseplate assembly protein translates to MTVLDFATIPAPTIIEALDFELILQDLIDDLRSRDASYTAILESDPVIKLLEVCAARELILRQRINDALLATLLRYSNGPDLDNLAAFYGVVRQPNEPDGELRDRTIERIKGSSTAGGAAWYRYQALTADPRVKDAAVSSPAPGEVLISILSTEPDGLASPGLIEAVESVVLADDVRVVTDAVTVVPATIATVNVTASIWLLPEAPSTVVDTLPDVLEAAFTSEGGLGFDITTSWLISKLHAPGVQRVDLLSPAATIVCGPSTAPALGTVTVTLAGRDR, encoded by the coding sequence ATGACCGTTCTTGACTTTGCTACGATTCCCGCGCCCACCATCATCGAAGCGCTGGACTTTGAACTGATCCTGCAGGACTTGATCGACGACCTGCGATCGCGTGACGCCAGCTACACCGCCATCCTCGAATCCGACCCGGTCATCAAGCTGCTGGAGGTCTGCGCAGCCCGCGAGCTGATCCTGCGTCAGCGGATCAACGACGCACTTCTTGCGACACTGCTTCGCTACTCAAACGGCCCCGACCTCGACAACCTTGCCGCGTTCTACGGCGTGGTGCGGCAGCCGAATGAGCCGGATGGCGAGCTTCGCGATCGCACCATCGAGCGGATCAAGGGCAGCTCGACCGCAGGCGGTGCGGCCTGGTACCGCTATCAAGCGCTGACGGCTGACCCACGGGTGAAGGACGCGGCTGTGAGCAGCCCTGCTCCCGGCGAGGTGTTAATCAGCATTCTGTCTACCGAGCCTGATGGCCTTGCCTCTCCCGGGCTAATCGAAGCCGTCGAGTCAGTCGTGCTGGCCGACGACGTGCGAGTTGTAACGGACGCAGTGACCGTGGTTCCCGCCACGATCGCGACGGTGAACGTCACCGCATCTATCTGGCTCTTACCCGAGGCACCGAGCACCGTCGTCGACACGCTTCCCGATGTGCTCGAAGCGGCCTTCACCTCTGAGGGTGGCTTGGGTTTCGACATCACGACGAGCTGGCTGATCTCGAAGCTTCACGCGCCCGGTGTCCAGCGGGTTGATTTGCTCAGCCCAGCAGCCACGATCGTCTGTGGGCCAAGCACCGCGCCGGCGCTGGGTACCGTCACGGTGACGCTGGCAGGCCGTGACCGATGA
- a CDS encoding phage tail protein: MATDDRTTNQNYQKPSPDNQLAEDVLRLRAALDAIDADVAARPTLAAVEALIDSVLDGAPGALDTLNELAAALGDDPSFAATVTTALANRYTKAESDARYVQGTTQTENVFTAGVAQTSYTLTAVAASPSSILVTVDGVVQPTSEYSLSMDGPTLTLSEAPATGARVRVLILGTAGNTNAPGDDTVTTVKLRDGAVTFAKVNSSAIASQAQAEGGTAPDKLMTSERVAQAIAALAVPAGVAIWVTGNTPPAGYIKANGALLSRTTYARLWAYAQASGNIVSDAAWTGGATGSYSTGDGSTTFRVPDLRGEFIRGWADGRSVDTGRAIGSTQADELKAHAHYLDTRTAPTGGGTAATTYTTGTAVTTSSVGGTETRPRNIAYLACIKF; encoded by the coding sequence ATGGCAACCGACGACCGGACAACGAACCAGAACTACCAGAAGCCCTCGCCGGACAACCAGCTCGCCGAGGACGTACTGCGGCTGCGGGCTGCGCTTGACGCGATCGACGCAGACGTGGCCGCTCGCCCGACGCTCGCCGCCGTCGAGGCATTGATCGACTCCGTGCTGGATGGCGCGCCGGGTGCCCTCGACACGCTTAACGAACTGGCCGCTGCGCTCGGTGATGATCCCAGCTTCGCTGCGACGGTCACGACGGCGCTAGCGAACCGTTACACCAAGGCCGAGAGTGATGCCCGCTACGTCCAGGGCACCACGCAGACTGAGAACGTGTTTACGGCAGGCGTGGCGCAGACCAGCTACACCCTGACGGCTGTGGCCGCTTCGCCCTCGTCTATCCTCGTGACGGTCGATGGCGTCGTGCAGCCGACTAGCGAATACAGCTTGTCGATGGATGGGCCGACGCTGACGCTCTCCGAAGCGCCCGCCACGGGCGCGCGGGTGCGCGTGCTGATCCTCGGTACTGCGGGCAACACCAACGCGCCGGGCGACGACACCGTAACCACGGTCAAGCTCCGCGACGGCGCGGTCACGTTCGCCAAGGTCAACTCGTCCGCGATCGCCAGCCAAGCCCAGGCCGAAGGTGGCACCGCGCCGGACAAGCTGATGACCAGCGAGCGTGTCGCTCAGGCGATCGCAGCGCTTGCCGTCCCCGCAGGCGTCGCAATCTGGGTGACGGGCAACACCCCGCCAGCCGGCTACATCAAGGCGAACGGTGCGCTGCTGAGCCGAACCACCTACGCGAGGCTCTGGGCCTATGCCCAAGCCAGCGGCAACATCGTAAGCGACGCGGCTTGGACGGGTGGCGCGACCGGCTCCTACAGCACTGGCGACGGCTCGACGACCTTCCGCGTCCCAGACCTTCGCGGCGAGTTTATCCGGGGCTGGGCTGATGGCCGCTCGGTCGATACTGGCCGCGCTATCGGCTCGACGCAGGCCGATGAGCTGAAGGCTCACGCTCACTACCTTGATACGCGGACTGCCCCGACTGGAGGCGGTACTGCGGCCACCACCTACACGACAGGAACAGCCGTCACCACGAGCAGCGTTGGCGGCACCGAAACCCGCCCGCGCAACATCGCTTATCTGGCCTGCATCAAGTTCTAA
- a CDS encoding phage tail sheath C-terminal domain-containing protein, with amino-acid sequence MTTTFLHGVEVLQIDTGARPIQTVRSSVIGLIGTAPDADPVKFPLNTPILIASRSDWAGIGSTGTLGTALDLIYDQAGAVVILVRVEEGVSEAETIANVIGGTDEFGNYLGVQCFLAAENIAGFAPRILIAPGYTHQRSSNGILSIPLTEQGDGYLTAPAVTISGGSGTGAIARAVLGTGGDAGKVVEIIIDNPGSGYITSPTVTIGAPPEGGTQAVAGTANRGAVRSRVVSELLGIANRLRAVIIVDGPNTTDSAAIQLNDDFGSDRVYVIDPWVLRNGDQTPASPCVAGLINKIDNERGFWWSPSNNEIAGIEGTARQIDFALGDYTSRANLLNEQKIATIIREGGFRLWGNRTLSIDPKYAFPSVRRTADMINESILRGHLWAVDRCTTATYLEEVSESVREYLRSLKARGAILGGDVWVDPELNTPTSISSGNVVFDFEFTPPYPAERVTFRSHLVNTYVIDLFAGVNSR; translated from the coding sequence ATGACGACCACCTTCTTACACGGCGTCGAAGTTCTGCAGATCGACACCGGAGCACGCCCGATTCAGACGGTGCGCTCATCGGTGATTGGTCTGATCGGGACTGCTCCCGACGCCGACCCTGTTAAGTTCCCACTGAACACTCCAATCCTGATCGCCAGCCGTAGCGACTGGGCGGGCATCGGCTCGACCGGCACGCTGGGTACTGCCCTCGACCTGATCTACGACCAAGCGGGCGCGGTCGTGATCCTCGTCCGTGTCGAGGAAGGCGTGAGCGAAGCCGAGACGATCGCTAACGTGATTGGCGGCACTGACGAGTTTGGTAACTACCTCGGCGTGCAGTGCTTCCTCGCCGCTGAGAACATCGCGGGCTTCGCACCTCGCATCCTGATTGCTCCTGGCTACACTCATCAGCGCAGCAGCAACGGCATCTTGTCGATCCCGCTCACTGAACAAGGTGACGGCTACCTGACTGCTCCAGCTGTGACAATCTCGGGTGGCAGCGGAACTGGGGCGATCGCTCGCGCTGTGCTGGGCACGGGCGGCGACGCCGGCAAGGTCGTCGAGATCATTATCGACAACCCCGGTAGCGGCTACATCACCAGCCCAACCGTAACGATCGGCGCACCTCCAGAAGGCGGCACTCAGGCCGTCGCGGGCACGGCTAATCGTGGCGCAGTTCGCTCCCGCGTGGTGAGCGAACTGCTGGGCATCGCAAACCGGCTGCGGGCTGTGATTATTGTCGATGGCCCGAACACGACCGACAGCGCCGCGATTCAGCTCAACGACGACTTCGGCAGCGATCGCGTCTACGTCATCGACCCATGGGTGCTCCGCAACGGCGACCAGACTCCGGCCTCGCCTTGCGTGGCTGGCCTGATCAACAAGATCGACAACGAGCGCGGTTTCTGGTGGTCGCCGTCAAACAACGAGATCGCGGGCATCGAAGGCACGGCACGCCAGATCGACTTCGCGCTGGGCGACTACACGAGCCGCGCCAACCTGCTGAACGAGCAGAAAATCGCGACCATCATCCGCGAGGGTGGCTTCCGGCTGTGGGGCAACCGCACGCTGAGCATCGATCCCAAGTACGCCTTCCCGTCGGTTCGCCGCACGGCGGACATGATCAACGAATCGATCCTGCGCGGGCACCTCTGGGCGGTCGATCGCTGCACCACAGCGACTTACCTCGAGGAGGTGAGCGAGTCGGTGCGAGAGTACCTGCGATCGCTCAAGGCACGCGGTGCGATCCTCGGCGGTGATGTCTGGGTCGACCCCGAGCTAAACACCCCGACCAGCATCAGCTCGGGCAACGTGGTCTTCGACTTCGAGTTCACTCCGCCCTATCCGGCTGAGCGGGTCACGTTCCGCAGCCACCTGGTCAACACCTACGTCATTGACCTCTTCGCAGGAGTCAACTCGCGATGA
- a CDS encoding phage major tail tube protein, whose protein sequence is MIPRVLKNFNLFVDGRGYAGVIEQLTLPKLTTQMEEYRGGGMDAPVEIDLGQEKLECTFQLFEYDPNVVRLWGLADGAATQVTARGGLRRDGEAAVPIVVNMRGVVKEMDAGDWTAGEKTSGQFMMALRYIKVAIDGHELIEVDVVSMIRKVGGTDQLESIRAAIGI, encoded by the coding sequence ATGATCCCCCGCGTTCTAAAGAACTTCAATTTGTTCGTCGATGGTCGCGGCTACGCGGGCGTTATCGAACAGCTCACACTGCCCAAGCTCACCACCCAGATGGAGGAGTATCGGGGCGGTGGCATGGATGCGCCGGTCGAGATCGACCTAGGGCAAGAGAAGCTGGAGTGCACCTTCCAACTGTTTGAGTACGACCCGAATGTGGTTCGGCTTTGGGGCTTGGCTGATGGTGCCGCCACTCAGGTTACAGCTCGCGGGGGGCTACGCCGCGACGGCGAGGCAGCCGTGCCGATAGTCGTCAACATGCGCGGCGTGGTTAAAGAGATGGACGCAGGCGACTGGACTGCTGGCGAGAAAACTTCTGGACAGTTCATGATGGCGCTCCGCTACATCAAAGTCGCGATCGACGGTCATGAGCTGATTGAAGTCGACGTCGTGAGCATGATTCGCAAAGTCGGTGGCACTGACCAGCTTGAGTCCATCCGTGCAGCGATTGGAATTTAA
- a CDS encoding phage tail protein, protein MSRYDLLPPNATPLERNLSRATSTLDRIARPVPIIRIAKRVNIPDGVIPWLVYEYGLGELLPYITNQRRLVSEGVLWQRIRGTPASIRIGLTWVDVEGFVEESERGTRRWAEFMIGLDAAVDADTIDRIVGIARIASPVRSRLQRIFAVYDFRRFVLDESGLSDGGILSDHSGTRPRPDWPQISFGDFRGKTIDAAPEPIASVLIDYSPAQVTKLDRFLLSEGRLDEEWHVLNYPLLMSEENVESVTYSGQTWGPFGWVSETWGSVETVVSTQVSTLTS, encoded by the coding sequence ATGAGCCGCTACGATCTTCTGCCACCGAACGCAACGCCGCTTGAGCGCAACCTGTCGCGAGCAACGTCGACGCTCGACCGCATCGCCCGACCGGTGCCGATCATCCGCATCGCGAAGCGGGTCAACATTCCTGACGGCGTAATCCCATGGCTGGTTTATGAGTATGGGCTGGGCGAGCTGCTGCCCTACATCACGAATCAGCGGCGGCTTGTCTCTGAGGGTGTGCTGTGGCAGCGGATCAGGGGCACACCTGCGAGTATCCGCATCGGCCTGACGTGGGTCGATGTGGAGGGTTTTGTCGAGGAGTCGGAGCGAGGAACGCGGCGCTGGGCTGAGTTCATGATCGGTCTTGACGCTGCCGTCGACGCGGACACAATCGACCGGATCGTCGGCATTGCCCGCATCGCATCGCCCGTGCGATCGCGGCTGCAGCGCATCTTCGCTGTCTACGACTTCCGGCGCTTCGTATTGGACGAGAGCGGTCTGTCTGACGGCGGGATCTTGTCCGACCACTCGGGTACGCGACCCCGCCCCGACTGGCCCCAGATCAGCTTCGGTGACTTTCGCGGCAAAACAATTGACGCTGCCCCCGAGCCGATCGCCAGCGTGCTGATCGACTACTCCCCCGCACAAGTGACTAAGCTCGATCGCTTCTTGCTCAGCGAGGGGCGGCTTGACGAAGAGTGGCACGTCTTGAACTACCCGCTGCTGATGAGTGAGGAGAATGTTGAGTCGGTAACGTATAGCGGCCAAACTTGGGGACCGTTCGGTTGGGTCAGTGAAACTTGGGGGAGTGTTGAGACCGTCGTCTCAACACAAGTCAGTACACTAACCAGTTAG
- a CDS encoding phage tail tape measure protein, whose translation MAGKAFQVTLEIGGRVAASLGSSIARAQGQLNTLARATKTGFMGVVRNDAFQALAAASAAVGAGLIYSTKQAVAFESQLADIGKTAGSSAAELKALGADLLALSARDRTNQSASDLASGIQDLVAQGLVLKDAIASIDTLGRVATATNSNLTDITKTGFQLQNALKIKPTELKATFDALAYAGKQGAFELKDMAQFMPTIAAAAGSLGVTGREGAVSLAAMMQMVRRDAPDAGQAATRLTDTMLKMTAPDAVKRFKKFGVNIEQVLKDAKANGINPMEAAVETLFKVTGGDTFKLGQIFGDKEAKLALMSLMKYRAEYTKLRDDAGGSIAAGTVDADYQRSLGTFAEQMKALQNTGERLAISIGAALLPSLNSLANVVTPVIEGMARWAETNPGLMKGIVAIAGLTVGLTAALPLIGAVVAAIGVIGGPITLAVLGIGAAIALVIAYWDDLKQVALGFWGSVKQAGASDLFQGIRQGLTGVMTLLSEAKRFWVALFSGNEQEVAAAAQRIGQTIGAVILPAVAQVWLSIGRMAAMGVVALGRSFITGLAGAMRAMPGIVMGAARMAATVLVTLMQAAIATVGSLLQQLPGIAGSAFAGITSQFRAVWDQALGVVRSFLPQMGAILFPLPTLVIGIFQKIVPGIASVFAQMVAQIQGAFQQVVAFIRSVPSMLAGVGEAIIQTIIDGVKAKAGELLATVQQSFARVRELMPFSDAKRGPFSTLTKSGMAIPGTLGIGVRRGAGLLRRPLVAAATAAMAAMGAVQAPAIAIAAPTLPQPLPALTQPAMGAPKTGPVLARQAVPLQTENAGSQQLVASISPAIALQVPAPAIATPAPISVPAPQIVSQPSIALPAPTIVAQASVATPEARFALTEVRIPEVNSTPTIAAPMPAPVVVSPAPRSDRRAPINITAPITINAGPGQDARSIAAQVRQVFDDLMREAELNQRAALND comes from the coding sequence ATGGCAGGTAAAGCCTTTCAGGTAACGCTTGAAATTGGGGGGCGCGTTGCAGCATCCCTCGGTTCGTCGATTGCCCGTGCCCAAGGCCAGCTCAACACACTGGCCAGGGCCACCAAGACAGGCTTTATGGGCGTCGTGCGCAACGACGCTTTTCAGGCGTTGGCAGCGGCTAGCGCGGCGGTTGGCGCGGGCTTGATCTACTCGACCAAGCAAGCTGTTGCCTTCGAGTCTCAGCTGGCTGACATCGGCAAGACGGCAGGCTCTAGCGCGGCAGAACTCAAGGCGTTGGGGGCTGACCTACTGGCGCTCAGCGCCCGCGATCGCACGAACCAATCAGCCAGCGATCTCGCCTCTGGCATCCAAGACTTAGTGGCCCAAGGCCTCGTACTAAAGGATGCGATCGCCAGCATTGATACCCTAGGTCGAGTAGCGACGGCGACCAACTCGAACCTGACCGACATCACTAAGACCGGCTTTCAGCTCCAGAATGCGCTGAAGATCAAGCCGACTGAACTCAAGGCGACGTTCGACGCACTGGCCTACGCGGGCAAGCAAGGGGCGTTCGAGCTGAAGGACATGGCGCAGTTCATGCCGACGATCGCTGCGGCGGCTGGTTCTCTGGGGGTGACAGGCAGAGAAGGCGCGGTCAGTCTGGCCGCCATGATGCAGATGGTGCGACGCGATGCGCCGGACGCTGGGCAGGCTGCCACGCGGTTGACAGACACAATGCTGAAGATGACCGCACCGGATGCGGTGAAGCGCTTCAAGAAGTTTGGCGTCAACATCGAGCAGGTGCTGAAAGACGCCAAGGCCAACGGCATCAATCCGATGGAAGCGGCAGTCGAAACCCTGTTCAAAGTGACGGGTGGCGACACGTTTAAGCTCGGACAGATCTTCGGTGACAAGGAAGCAAAGCTGGCTCTAATGAGCCTGATGAAGTATCGCGCCGAGTACACCAAGCTGCGCGATGACGCGGGCGGCTCGATTGCGGCAGGCACTGTTGACGCTGACTATCAGCGATCGCTGGGTACCTTCGCGGAACAGATGAAGGCGCTGCAAAACACGGGCGAGCGGCTGGCGATCTCGATCGGCGCGGCGCTGCTGCCGTCGCTGAACTCACTGGCTAACGTGGTCACGCCAGTGATTGAAGGTATGGCCCGCTGGGCTGAAACCAACCCCGGGCTGATGAAAGGCATCGTGGCGATCGCGGGGCTGACGGTGGGCTTAACTGCTGCCCTGCCCCTCATTGGTGCCGTGGTGGCAGCCATCGGTGTGATTGGTGGCCCGATCACCTTGGCCGTGCTGGGAATTGGTGCGGCGATCGCCCTAGTCATTGCGTACTGGGACGACCTCAAGCAGGTTGCTCTCGGATTCTGGGGTTCAGTGAAGCAAGCGGGCGCGAGTGACCTGTTCCAAGGCATCCGGCAGGGACTCACCGGGGTGATGACGCTACTCAGTGAGGCCAAGCGCTTCTGGGTGGCTTTGTTCTCCGGCAACGAGCAGGAAGTCGCGGCCGCAGCCCAGCGGATCGGGCAGACGATCGGCGCGGTCATCCTGCCAGCCGTGGCGCAAGTCTGGCTGTCGATCGGGCGCATGGCCGCGATGGGTGTCGTCGCGCTCGGTCGGTCGTTCATCACCGGGCTAGCCGGTGCGATGAGGGCCATGCCCGGAATCGTGATGGGCGCCGCTCGCATGGCGGCCACTGTCCTCGTGACGCTCATGCAAGCAGCGATCGCGACGGTCGGCTCCCTACTGCAACAGCTACCCGGCATCGCCGGATCCGCGTTTGCGGGCATCACGAGCCAGTTCAGGGCGGTCTGGGATCAAGCGCTCGGTGTAGTGCGATCGTTCCTGCCCCAGATGGGCGCGATCTTGTTCCCACTGCCCACGTTGGTCATCGGCATCTTCCAGAAGATCGTCCCTGGCATCGCGTCAGTCTTTGCTCAGATGGTCGCCCAGATTCAGGGCGCGTTCCAGCAGGTCGTCGCGTTCATCCGAAGCGTGCCGTCAATGCTGGCCGGCGTCGGTGAGGCGATCATCCAAACCATCATCGACGGGGTGAAGGCAAAGGCTGGCGAGCTGCTGGCGACCGTGCAGCAGAGCTTCGCCAGGGTGCGCGAGCTGATGCCGTTCAGCGACGCGAAGCGCGGCCCGTTCTCGACCCTCACCAAATCCGGCATGGCGATCCCCGGCACGCTCGGGATTGGCGTGCGTCGCGGTGCAGGTTTGCTCCGGCGTCCGCTCGTTGCGGCTGCGACGGCGGCGATGGCCGCGATGGGTGCGGTGCAAGCCCCAGCGATCGCTATAGCAGCGCCGACCCTGCCCCAACCCTTGCCAGCACTCACTCAGCCCGCGATGGGTGCGCCGAAAACTGGCCCGGTTCTGGCCCGGCAGGCCGTCCCGCTGCAGACCGAGAATGCAGGCTCGCAGCAGCTTGTCGCGTCGATTTCCCCTGCAATAGCGCTGCAGGTTCCCGCGCCCGCGATCGCGACTCCGGCTCCGATCAGCGTCCCTGCTCCGCAGATTGTTTCGCAGCCGTCGATTGCCCTGCCGGCCCCAACGATCGTGGCTCAAGCCTCTGTGGCAACGCCCGAGGCCCGCTTTGCCCTGACTGAGGTCAGGATCCCCGAGGTCAATAGCACACCCACGATCGCCGCGCCGATGCCCGCGCCGGTCGTGGTTTCGCCTGCGCCTCGAAGCGATCGGCGCGCCCCGATCAACATCACTGCACCGATCACAATCAACGCTGGTCCAGGGCAGGACGCGCGTAGTATCGCCGCCCAAGTGCGCCAGGTGTTCGATGACCTGATGCGCGAGGCCGAACTCAACCAGCGTGCTGCTCTAAACGACTGA
- a CDS encoding phage tail protein, producing MATPLYQLGSYQFGLDTAANESLERSDAYRWALQERLTREVAYQFLGPGERKITLPGVIYPQFRGGLGQVDAMRAEADKGQPLMLTDGLGTVFGRWVILSVREVKSVFLQGGAPRKIEFNLEIAKYGEDNPGQAATPITTRFVAGILYGARAALSPSTALAGLANSAQQLVANAVGGPLAPLAQAAGFSTGQLTSVVQSVAGGNVESLLGTFGLGGATSSQWAQAGISAAGLAQAFAQGRGPEAVAIAVEQLAGLGPEASSVIQSIAGGGAPSLQSLVNAAATVTGILDVDPARTAAVRDLILGGN from the coding sequence ATGGCGACACCCCTCTACCAGCTCGGCTCCTACCAGTTCGGACTCGACACAGCGGCCAATGAGTCGCTGGAGCGATCGGACGCTTACCGCTGGGCGCTGCAGGAACGGCTGACCCGCGAGGTCGCCTATCAGTTTCTTGGTCCCGGTGAGCGGAAGATCACGCTGCCCGGTGTCATTTACCCCCAGTTTCGCGGCGGGTTGGGACAGGTGGACGCGATGCGGGCGGAGGCCGACAAGGGCCAGCCGCTCATGCTCACCGACGGCCTCGGCACCGTTTTCGGCCGCTGGGTCATCCTGTCCGTCCGCGAGGTCAAGTCGGTGTTCCTGCAGGGCGGGGCACCGCGCAAGATCGAGTTCAACCTTGAGATCGCGAAGTACGGCGAGGACAATCCCGGACAGGCGGCAACGCCGATCACGACCCGATTTGTCGCGGGGATCCTCTATGGGGCGCGGGCGGCGCTTAGCCCATCGACTGCGCTGGCTGGGCTGGCGAACTCGGCCCAGCAGCTCGTCGCCAATGCGGTCGGCGGGCCACTTGCCCCACTCGCTCAGGCGGCGGGTTTCAGTACGGGGCAGCTTACCAGCGTTGTGCAGTCCGTCGCGGGCGGCAACGTCGAGTCACTGCTCGGCACGTTCGGGCTTGGTGGCGCAACGTCCTCCCAGTGGGCGCAGGCGGGGATCAGCGCGGCAGGGCTTGCCCAAGCTTTCGCGCAGGGACGCGGCCCCGAGGCGGTAGCGATCGCAGTCGAGCAGCTTGCTGGTCTTGGGCCTGAGGCATCGTCGGTCATCCAGTCGATCGCGGGCGGCGGCGCACCGTCGCTGCAGTCGCTGGTCAACGCGGCCGCCACGGTGACGGGAATCCTCGACGTGGATCCGGCGCGGACGGCTGCCGTGCGTGACCTGATTCTGGGTGGCAACTGA